Proteins co-encoded in one Vibrio sp. SNU_ST1 genomic window:
- a CDS encoding DUF3541 domain-containing protein, which translates to MKLKTLTLCTLLSISVAVHAHATSDMLTAFDTQQTVNTQEPVNIQATNIPNIQSQADIIPSQEQSFKQSADLIRTTYESQLYTLPAFKEGHYGLRMYRQTLDDKYSAAVWSDMARVSSKLSRLSNDVQTMEQIVLYSEKRVASYVGDDDERSVRRYNITKHMPEYLYLGVDLLGSMARANEYGLEHKNDTKLREIIRRYDFSRYVTNEDMIKAWAAQLANQVYWLRQLGEQDVVDEFVDTFKKAYPDDKDKKLSSQQYGNKIYGMTHVIFGDSEYYQHQVSEQEHQWIYDYFRENIDTILLRAKEDVIAEVGLTFLLAGLENDPVVEKTRLAIQASIDKKKGMIPSVTGDFDLKYGEHRNVLAIMLLDWQQVNEAPTYEGNPKVFTNIPYGLVENQPLKH; encoded by the coding sequence ATGAAGCTAAAAACGCTAACTCTGTGCACATTGTTATCAATCTCAGTTGCGGTTCACGCACACGCTACTTCAGATATGCTAACGGCTTTTGACACACAACAGACTGTTAACACACAGGAGCCAGTTAACATACAAGCAACAAACATACCAAATATTCAATCACAAGCTGATATTATTCCCTCTCAAGAACAGTCTTTCAAACAGTCTGCTGACCTCATTCGCACTACCTACGAAAGCCAACTTTATACCCTGCCCGCCTTCAAAGAAGGTCACTATGGTTTACGTATGTATCGACAAACATTAGACGATAAATATTCTGCCGCGGTATGGAGTGACATGGCGCGTGTATCAAGCAAGCTTAGCCGCCTGTCTAATGATGTTCAAACCATGGAACAAATAGTACTGTACTCAGAAAAGCGCGTGGCTTCGTATGTGGGTGATGACGATGAACGTAGTGTTCGACGCTACAACATCACCAAGCACATGCCAGAATATCTATACCTTGGCGTTGACCTTCTTGGTTCTATGGCGCGTGCCAATGAGTACGGTTTAGAACACAAGAACGATACCAAGCTACGCGAAATCATTCGTCGCTATGACTTCTCTCGTTATGTAACCAATGAAGACATGATAAAAGCCTGGGCGGCACAATTAGCTAATCAGGTTTACTGGCTGCGCCAACTGGGTGAGCAAGATGTCGTTGATGAGTTCGTCGACACCTTCAAAAAAGCCTACCCAGACGATAAAGACAAGAAGCTCTCAAGCCAGCAGTACGGCAATAAGATCTATGGTATGACACATGTGATCTTTGGAGATTCTGAGTATTACCAGCACCAAGTAAGCGAGCAAGAACACCAATGGATCTACGATTACTTCAGAGAAAACATCGATACGATCCTGCTACGAGCTAAAGAGGATGTGATTGCTGAGGTTGGGTTGACTTTCTTATTAGCCGGTCTAGAGAATGACCCGGTAGTAGAGAAAACTAGGCTCGCAATCCAAGCATCTATCGATAAGAAAAAAGGCATGATCCCTTCGGTCACCGGTGATTTTGATCTCAAGTATGGGGAGCACCGCAACGTACTCGCTATCATGCTACTCGATTGGCAGCAAGTGAACGAAGCACCGACTTATGAAGGTAACCCAAAAGTATTTACTAACATCCCTTACGGGCTAGTTGAAAATCAACCGCTGAAGCACTAG
- a CDS encoding diguanylate cyclase, with protein sequence MPSGSSKQWPVKLLSLLFFLMVMSAIEFFHSKELSYLKDESYSEAKKQLSTIRSRIEAMIVSDMYVLNSLSTLVTIDPNGDKKGWEQIAQNIIHDGFHIQLIGLAEDDVLNFVYPMEGNEQVLGIDYRDYPNQWESIQIAREIGNTVISGPFDLFQGGHALIARTPIFRDPPFNRDYWGVSSAVIDLAALFEDVGIGKIENKYELAIRGANSSGKDGAIFYGTQDVFDNAFATEQVSFPYGGWYLALAGNDHVLMDVPWYRIQAVRLVGYTLMLLLAFAFFTIYRLYRIADSRSMHDELTMLPNRRYFMFSLKQAFKVIQKQRSRTFAVVNIDLDGFKAINDTFGHAAGDQVLIECANRIKSELRGSDIVARIGGDEFLVLLPRIIDDQHVSSIVAKLRRAICSTPVVYDTHSIYLRISVGWVIHNNNYSDVDALLKAADEKMYEQKRQIL encoded by the coding sequence ATGCCAAGTGGTTCTAGTAAGCAATGGCCTGTCAAATTATTATCTTTACTGTTTTTTCTAATGGTAATGAGTGCTATTGAGTTTTTTCACTCAAAAGAATTATCCTATCTTAAAGATGAATCCTACTCTGAGGCAAAAAAGCAGCTATCGACCATTCGATCTCGTATTGAAGCAATGATTGTCTCAGACATGTATGTCCTCAATAGCCTATCTACTCTTGTGACCATCGACCCAAATGGTGATAAAAAAGGGTGGGAGCAGATTGCTCAAAACATTATCCATGATGGCTTCCATATTCAATTGATTGGCTTAGCTGAAGACGATGTGCTTAATTTCGTTTATCCAATGGAAGGAAACGAGCAGGTTCTTGGTATTGACTATCGAGACTACCCAAATCAATGGGAATCTATTCAGATTGCCCGCGAGATCGGTAACACTGTTATTTCAGGGCCCTTTGATCTATTTCAAGGTGGACATGCACTCATTGCGCGGACTCCGATCTTTCGAGACCCACCTTTCAACAGAGATTATTGGGGGGTCTCCAGTGCCGTTATTGATTTAGCGGCCCTGTTTGAAGACGTTGGAATTGGGAAAATAGAGAATAAGTATGAACTCGCCATTCGTGGTGCAAATAGTTCGGGTAAGGACGGTGCTATCTTTTATGGTACCCAGGATGTGTTTGATAATGCGTTTGCTACCGAACAGGTGAGCTTCCCTTACGGTGGTTGGTACCTTGCTCTCGCTGGTAATGATCATGTATTAATGGATGTGCCTTGGTATCGAATTCAAGCGGTAAGGTTAGTCGGTTACACCCTCATGTTATTGCTAGCGTTTGCCTTCTTTACTATTTATCGTCTGTACCGAATTGCAGACAGCCGCTCTATGCATGATGAACTCACCATGTTACCTAATCGCCGATACTTTATGTTCAGCCTAAAGCAGGCGTTTAAAGTCATCCAAAAGCAGAGATCAAGAACCTTTGCTGTGGTAAATATCGATCTGGATGGCTTTAAAGCGATCAATGACACTTTTGGGCATGCGGCTGGCGATCAAGTGCTTATTGAGTGTGCTAATCGCATTAAGAGCGAGTTACGTGGTTCAGATATCGTTGCGAGAATCGGTGGTGATGAGTTCTTAGTTTTGTTACCACGCATCATTGATGATCAACATGTCTCTTCGATTGTAGCTAAACTTCGAAGAGCGATATGTAGCACACCTGTTGTTTATGATACGCACTCGATTTATCTTCGAATTAGCGTTGGTTGGGTAATTCATAACAATAACTACAGTGATGTCGATGCACTACTCAAAGCAGCTGATGAAAAAATGTACGAACAGAAACGACAAATTTTATAG
- a CDS encoding DEAD/DEAH box helicase: MSFTSLGLSEPILKAIEAQGYDKPSPIQEKAVPAVLTGKDVMAAAQTGTGKTAGFTLPILEMLSKGSRVRQNQVRALVLTPTRELAAQVNGSVVKYGINLPLTSTVVFGGVKINPQMQKLRKGSDVLVATPGRLLDLYNQNAVRFDQLEILVLDEADRMLDMGFIRDIRKILAFLPKKRQNLLFSATFSDEIRSLAKGLVNNPVEISVSPANSTAPTVEQSIYPVDKKKKAPMLAKLIKDNDWRQVLVFSKTKHGANKLARFLEEQDITSAPIHGNKSQGARTKALENFKTGKVRVLVATDIAARGIDIPQLPQVVNFDLPNVSEDYVHRIGRTGRAGEVGKAISLVCADEVGELFGIERLIQQVLERRELEGFAPVNKLPESRLDSRPIKPKKPKKTREHSDGQRSGENARGHKPAGKNKRHVAGNGSAPKRKPNSGNKASDSNSSAAGDDKSLRNNGSNYKRGNTANKPSTNSSGKPAGAGKPKKSGFGGGNGSNKPTGNKPSPSRSRSKPASQK; this comes from the coding sequence ATGAGTTTTACCTCCCTTGGCCTTTCTGAACCGATCCTTAAAGCTATTGAAGCACAAGGTTACGATAAGCCATCACCAATCCAAGAGAAAGCCGTACCAGCTGTCCTAACGGGCAAAGATGTAATGGCCGCTGCTCAAACAGGTACAGGTAAAACTGCTGGCTTCACGCTACCTATTCTTGAAATGTTATCAAAAGGCTCTCGCGTACGTCAGAACCAAGTTCGTGCATTAGTGCTAACCCCGACCCGTGAACTTGCTGCGCAAGTGAATGGCAGCGTAGTTAAATACGGTATTAACTTACCGCTTACTTCCACGGTCGTGTTTGGTGGCGTGAAAATTAATCCTCAGATGCAAAAACTTCGTAAAGGCAGTGATGTGTTGGTGGCAACACCGGGTCGTCTACTTGACCTATACAACCAAAATGCAGTGCGTTTTGATCAGCTAGAGATTCTAGTATTAGATGAAGCTGATCGCATGTTAGACATGGGTTTCATCCGCGACATCCGTAAGATCTTGGCTTTCCTACCTAAGAAGCGTCAGAACTTACTATTCTCTGCAACGTTCTCTGATGAGATTCGTAGCTTGGCTAAAGGCTTAGTAAATAACCCAGTTGAAATCTCGGTAAGCCCTGCAAACTCAACAGCACCCACTGTTGAACAAAGTATTTATCCAGTAGATAAAAAGAAAAAAGCGCCAATGCTAGCTAAGCTGATCAAAGATAATGATTGGCGACAAGTGTTGGTGTTCAGCAAAACAAAACACGGTGCAAACAAGCTTGCTCGTTTCCTTGAAGAGCAAGACATCACTTCTGCACCTATCCATGGTAACAAGAGCCAAGGCGCGCGTACTAAAGCCTTAGAGAACTTTAAAACAGGTAAGGTACGAGTACTAGTAGCGACCGATATCGCTGCTCGTGGTATTGATATCCCACAACTTCCTCAAGTGGTTAACTTCGACCTTCCAAACGTATCAGAAGATTACGTTCACCGTATTGGTCGTACTGGCCGTGCTGGTGAAGTGGGTAAAGCAATTTCATTGGTTTGTGCAGATGAAGTGGGTGAATTATTTGGTATTGAACGCCTTATTCAACAAGTACTGGAGCGTCGTGAACTGGAAGGTTTTGCACCCGTAAACAAGTTACCAGAATCTCGCTTGGATTCGCGTCCGATTAAGCCTAAGAAACCGAAAAAGACACGTGAACACTCGGATGGTCAACGTTCTGGTGAGAATGCTCGCGGGCATAAGCCAGCAGGCAAGAACAAGCGTCATGTAGCAGGTAATGGATCTGCACCAAAGCGTAAGCCTAACTCAGGCAACAAAGCATCTGACAGCAACTCTTCAGCTGCTGGTGATGATAAGTCTTTAAGAAATAATGGCAGCAACTATAAACGCGGTAATACGGCTAACAAGCCTTCTACCAATAGCTCTGGCAAGCCAGCCGGTGCAGGTAAACCTAAGAAGTCTGGTTTCGGTGGAGGCAATGGTTCGAACAAGCCTACAGGTAACAAACCTTCACCATCTAGAAGCCGTTCTAAGCCTGCATCTCAGAAATAG
- a CDS encoding DUF3612 domain-containing protein, with protein MEDLSARCIRINPEYAPSVSYLSMIERGKRVPSIDMLEVIAQVFQKNPTWFLDDESEQQAIAPDKGNRGGISGMALEPSFLFSNDILQIAIPEMLSQTGISGRQFAHLLIRAHQESNQNHFPDLERAAEEVGLKRLNLSVEDLIDIARSLGINIRWVTRTPKDVVDELGVNAKQLVTSFFEPPSTIFLNEILKEYPTRLKYDLSVYIGHCILHSKEGLKSVLSVGNNNTWDDNQVSGSSQLNSQDILQAWRDFESSFFAGALLCPKVPFRQLLDRTGYEIDVHKRAGVSPSVAMRRMTVVSPYPHWHYFDAYGPGKLKAVYRGNGIPLPWGNMRTVADPCQHWAVFRRLSEPRAGSSAQISILNVGDEPRIYCCESINMTDPAGNNRVLCAGIDLNPAIDAQGGNSRDIAEQLKASCVNNGGSVVIPRNIKKDLTTIAKILNINWIERGIETEARLICSRGGECPRQPSCYSKCGEC; from the coding sequence ATGGAAGATCTGTCTGCGCGTTGTATTAGAATCAACCCAGAATACGCACCTTCCGTTTCTTACCTTTCAATGATTGAACGTGGAAAGCGCGTTCCAAGCATCGATATGCTAGAAGTCATCGCGCAGGTCTTTCAGAAGAATCCAACCTGGTTCCTTGACGACGAATCTGAACAACAAGCCATTGCTCCTGATAAAGGGAATCGTGGTGGGATAAGTGGCATGGCACTCGAGCCTAGCTTTCTTTTCTCCAACGACATCCTGCAAATTGCAATTCCAGAGATGCTGTCGCAAACGGGGATCTCAGGCCGCCAGTTCGCACACCTCTTGATTCGAGCACACCAAGAAAGCAATCAGAACCACTTCCCTGACCTTGAGCGCGCAGCGGAAGAAGTTGGCTTAAAACGTCTTAACCTCAGCGTAGAAGACCTTATAGACATCGCTAGAAGCCTAGGAATTAACATCCGTTGGGTAACACGCACACCAAAAGACGTTGTTGATGAACTCGGGGTTAATGCCAAACAGCTAGTCACTTCGTTCTTTGAACCTCCCAGCACAATCTTCTTAAACGAAATTCTGAAAGAGTACCCCACTCGTCTAAAATACGATTTGTCGGTCTATATTGGCCATTGTATTCTGCATAGCAAAGAAGGCCTAAAGAGTGTGTTGTCGGTCGGCAACAATAACACATGGGACGACAACCAGGTTTCAGGCTCTTCGCAACTTAACTCTCAAGATATTCTTCAAGCATGGCGAGACTTTGAATCTAGCTTCTTTGCTGGCGCCCTTCTTTGCCCGAAAGTGCCATTTAGACAGTTGCTTGACCGCACTGGTTACGAAATCGACGTTCACAAAAGAGCGGGGGTTTCCCCCTCTGTTGCTATGCGTCGAATGACGGTAGTATCGCCCTACCCTCACTGGCACTACTTTGATGCTTATGGGCCAGGGAAACTCAAAGCGGTGTACCGCGGGAACGGGATTCCACTGCCTTGGGGAAATATGAGAACTGTTGCCGACCCATGTCAACATTGGGCTGTGTTCCGTCGATTGTCAGAACCTCGCGCAGGGAGTTCGGCTCAAATATCTATTTTAAATGTGGGTGATGAACCAAGAATCTACTGCTGTGAATCCATCAATATGACGGATCCTGCAGGTAACAATCGCGTATTGTGTGCTGGCATAGACCTTAACCCTGCGATTGATGCACAAGGCGGTAATTCAAGAGACATTGCAGAGCAACTTAAAGCATCATGCGTTAACAATGGTGGCTCGGTGGTAATCCCGCGTAACATCAAGAAAGATCTCACGACAATAGCCAAGATTCTAAATATAAATTGGATTGAACGTGGAATTGAGACAGAGGCTAGGCTTATCTGCTCCCGAGGTGGAGAATGCCCGCGCCAACCAAGCTGTTACTCAAAATGTGGTGAGTGTTAG